From one Bradyrhizobium sp. Ash2021 genomic stretch:
- a CDS encoding GcrA family cell cycle regulator, with the protein MWNDQLDAKLLRLRREGLSFSEVAERMGVSRNTVLGRAQRLAGKKFPSQTARSELRRRANDARARQVAAKAKVTSRKLKKDLASGVPRDVAVRTALDLGAAPKLVADIIGVSSQRVCQIMRES; encoded by the coding sequence ATGTGGAATGACCAACTCGATGCAAAATTGCTGAGGCTTAGGCGAGAGGGGCTTTCCTTTTCCGAGGTAGCAGAGCGCATGGGGGTGTCTCGAAACACGGTTCTTGGACGCGCTCAGCGCCTTGCCGGGAAAAAATTCCCTTCGCAGACGGCGAGGTCTGAGCTGAGGCGCCGGGCGAATGACGCGCGAGCTCGACAAGTGGCCGCCAAAGCAAAGGTAACTTCGAGGAAATTGAAGAAGGATCTGGCCAGTGGCGTGCCCCGGGACGTGGCGGTCAGAACGGCTTTGGATTTAGGCGCCGCACCAAAACTTGTCGCTGACATCATCGGTGTTTCAAGTCAGCGGGTGTGCCAGATCATGCGGGAGTCTTGA
- a CDS encoding TAXI family TRAP transporter solute-binding subunit, whose amino-acid sequence MKLVHIACAGALLLAGSAAAQEGGKTITNTAIAKTTISLGTATPGGGFPLYGNSFAEVMNAADPALSIEPRNTKGSNENIPLLEAGQLDIALVAGEPSYEAFMGIGRPATKLKILTAMYSSPGMFVVRADSPYKTIRDLVGQPVAFGAKGSGLPILSRYMLDGIGLKQDEDFKSIYLDRAGDGPAMVQDGRAAALWGAGIGWPGFKAMAESPGGARFIAPDAGEIARIRAKHTYLKPLTVPAGSYPNQSAPISSVGSWSYILVRESLPDEVAYRLAKTLHGIEGEFCKKLSQACETTAANTVAAAPNVELIHPGVQKYFREIGVVK is encoded by the coding sequence ATGAAACTCGTCCATATTGCCTGTGCCGGCGCGCTGCTGCTGGCGGGGAGCGCCGCGGCGCAAGAGGGAGGCAAGACCATTACAAACACGGCCATTGCAAAGACCACAATCAGCCTGGGGACCGCGACGCCGGGTGGCGGCTTCCCGCTCTACGGCAATAGTTTCGCGGAAGTCATGAACGCCGCCGACCCGGCGCTGTCGATCGAGCCGCGCAACACCAAGGGCTCCAATGAGAACATTCCGCTGCTGGAAGCGGGCCAGCTCGATATCGCGCTGGTGGCGGGGGAGCCGTCCTACGAAGCCTTCATGGGCATCGGGCGGCCGGCGACCAAACTCAAAATCCTGACCGCGATGTATTCGAGCCCGGGCATGTTCGTGGTGCGCGCCGATAGTCCCTACAAGACGATCCGGGATCTGGTCGGCCAGCCGGTCGCGTTCGGCGCCAAGGGCTCGGGCCTGCCGATCCTGTCGCGCTACATGCTCGACGGCATCGGGCTGAAGCAGGACGAGGATTTCAAGTCGATCTATCTCGATCGCGCCGGCGACGGCCCGGCCATGGTGCAGGACGGCCGCGCCGCAGCACTTTGGGGCGCCGGGATCGGCTGGCCCGGTTTCAAAGCGATGGCGGAGAGCCCCGGCGGCGCGCGCTTCATCGCCCCCGACGCCGGCGAGATCGCGCGCATCCGCGCGAAACACACTTACCTGAAGCCGCTGACGGTTCCTGCGGGCAGCTATCCGAACCAGAGCGCGCCAATTTCGTCGGTCGGTTCGTGGAGCTACATCCTCGTCCGCGAAAGCCTGCCGGATGAGGTGGCCTACCGGCTGGCGAAGACGCTGCACGGGATCGAAGGCGAGTTTTGCAAAAAGCTGTCGCAGGCCTGCGAGACCACGGCGGCGAACACGGTCGCGGCCGCGCCCAATGTCGAATTGATCCATCCCGGCGTGCAGAAATATTTCCGCGAGATCGGCGTGGTGAAGTAG
- a CDS encoding tripartite tricarboxylate transporter substrate binding protein, giving the protein MTGFLRAAAFAGACLVGVVAGSLPVLAADYPNRPVRWLIGFAPGGPVDIVARIMAQWLSEHFGQQFVVENRAGSGGNIATAAAIGSLPDGYTLLFSGANNAISASLYRKLPFDFIRDTMPVASFMQVPNMLVVSKAMPVKTVQELIDYCKANPGKVAFASSGNGTTVHMAAELFKAMTKCDMVHVPYRGSAVAFPDVISNKVQLIFDNLPSALEQARGGSVRALGVSSPQRWPSVPEIPAIAETVPGYQSSVFYGMSAPNGTPPEIIDILNKAVNEALKDPKLVARLAEIGGVPKPLTPEGYGRLIADETEKWRKVVEFAGVSVD; this is encoded by the coding sequence ATGACGGGATTTCTGCGCGCGGCGGCGTTCGCTGGAGCCTGCCTTGTTGGCGTCGTGGCCGGGAGCCTTCCGGTTTTGGCCGCAGATTATCCGAACCGCCCAGTGCGCTGGCTGATCGGTTTCGCTCCCGGTGGCCCGGTCGATATCGTCGCGCGCATCATGGCGCAATGGCTGTCGGAACATTTCGGCCAGCAATTCGTGGTGGAGAACCGCGCCGGCTCCGGCGGCAATATTGCAACCGCGGCCGCGATCGGCTCATTGCCTGACGGCTATACGCTGCTGTTCAGCGGCGCCAACAACGCGATCTCAGCCTCCCTTTACCGGAAGCTGCCGTTCGACTTCATCCGTGACACCATGCCGGTCGCAAGCTTCATGCAAGTGCCCAACATGCTGGTGGTCTCGAAGGCGATGCCCGTCAAGACGGTCCAGGAGCTGATCGACTACTGCAAGGCCAATCCCGGCAAGGTGGCGTTTGCCTCGTCGGGTAACGGCACCACGGTGCACATGGCGGCAGAGCTGTTCAAGGCGATGACGAAATGCGACATGGTGCACGTGCCCTACCGCGGATCGGCGGTCGCCTTTCCGGATGTCATCTCCAACAAGGTACAGCTTATTTTCGACAATTTGCCTTCGGCGCTGGAACAGGCGCGCGGCGGCAGCGTGCGCGCACTCGGCGTCAGCTCGCCGCAGCGCTGGCCCAGCGTGCCCGAGATTCCAGCCATCGCCGAAACCGTACCGGGATATCAATCGAGCGTGTTCTACGGCATGTCCGCGCCCAACGGCACGCCGCCGGAAATCATCGACATCCTCAACAAGGCGGTCAACGAGGCCTTGAAGGATCCGAAGCTGGTGGCGCGGCTGGCCGAGATCGGCGGGGTCCCGAAGCCGCTCACTCCGGAAGGATACGGCAGGCTGATTGCCGACGAGACCGAAAAATGGCGCAAGGTGGTCGAATTCGCCGGCGTGTCGGTGGACTAG
- a CDS encoding tripartite tricarboxylate transporter substrate binding protein gives MIGFLRVSLFSLVVLASLATGVAPSAAADYPNRPVRWLIGFAAGGPVDIVARIMSQWLSERFGQQFVVENRAGSGGNIAAAAAISSPADGYTLLFVAPNNAISTSLYKKLPYDFIRDTVPVASIMQLTNMLVVSNAMPVKTVQEFIDYCKANPGQISYASSGNGTSVHMSAELFKAMTKCDMVHVPYRGSAIAFPDIISNKVQLIFDNLPSALEQSRGGSVRALGVTSPQRWSTVPEIPAIAETVPGFESVGFYGISAPKGTPPEIVETLNKAIDEALKDPKLVARLAEVGGIPKPMTPAEFGKLIADETEKWRKVVEFAGVSVD, from the coding sequence ATGATCGGATTTTTACGCGTCAGTCTTTTCAGCCTGGTAGTTCTTGCAAGTCTCGCGACCGGCGTCGCGCCCTCCGCCGCCGCCGATTATCCCAACCGCCCGGTGCGCTGGCTGATCGGCTTTGCCGCCGGCGGCCCGGTCGATATCGTCGCGCGCATCATGAGCCAGTGGCTGTCGGAGCGCTTCGGCCAGCAGTTCGTGGTCGAGAACCGCGCCGGCTCCGGCGGCAATATCGCCGCTGCCGCGGCGATCAGTTCGCCGGCCGATGGTTATACGCTGCTGTTCGTCGCGCCCAACAACGCGATCTCGACCTCGCTCTACAAGAAGCTGCCGTATGATTTCATCCGCGACACCGTGCCGGTCGCCAGCATCATGCAGCTCACCAACATGCTGGTGGTGTCGAACGCGATGCCGGTGAAGACCGTCCAGGAGTTCATCGACTACTGCAAGGCCAATCCGGGGCAGATCTCGTATGCCTCCTCGGGTAACGGCACCTCGGTGCACATGTCGGCCGAACTGTTCAAGGCGATGACCAAATGCGACATGGTGCATGTGCCCTACCGGGGATCGGCGATCGCGTTTCCGGACATCATCTCCAACAAGGTGCAGCTGATCTTCGACAATCTGCCCTCGGCGCTGGAGCAGTCGCGCGGCGGCAGCGTGCGCGCGCTCGGCGTCACTTCGCCGCAGCGCTGGTCCACCGTGCCCGAAATCCCCGCCATCGCCGAGACCGTGCCGGGGTTCGAATCGGTCGGCTTCTACGGCATCTCGGCGCCGAAGGGCACGCCGCCGGAGATCGTCGAGACCCTCAACAAGGCCATCGATGAGGCCCTGAAGGACCCCAAACTGGTGGCGCGGCTGGCCGAAGTCGGCGGCATCCCCAAGCCGATGACCCCGGCCGAATTCGGCAAACTCATCGCGGACGAGACCGAGAAATGGCGGAAAGTGGTCGAATTCGCCGGCGTTTCGGTGGATTGA
- a CDS encoding MBL fold metallo-hydrolase, producing the protein MPKIEPADKVDIRILVDNATDMLSSNPPFVESEGASLVRRGFKLNAYKCLCCAVHGLSCLLTVHRGSESHTVLFDTGPEDYAFERNVTRLGVDLGAVESIVLSHGHADHAGAMLLALGMIRGRNGGRDVPFYAHPGMFMTRGVRQPSGKVRQMEDVPSLTDLTDFGAAMVVTTEPQVFHEGLCYVSGEIPRVTDFERGFPGQMRRTAAGWEPDELLVDERWLAVNVAGKGLVVLSACSHAGIVNVCKNARAVFPETPIHAVLGGLHLSGPNEAVIAQTVEGLKEFNLKTIAAGHCTGWRAMAALANAFPDALSPTAVGKQFTF; encoded by the coding sequence ATGCCCAAGATTGAGCCTGCTGATAAGGTCGATATCCGAATCCTGGTAGACAACGCGACAGATATGCTCTCGTCAAATCCGCCCTTCGTTGAAAGCGAGGGCGCATCCCTTGTTCGACGCGGCTTCAAGCTCAACGCATACAAATGTCTATGCTGCGCGGTGCACGGGTTGTCATGCCTTTTGACCGTGCATCGCGGCAGCGAGAGCCATACGGTGCTGTTCGACACTGGCCCTGAGGATTACGCATTCGAGCGCAATGTTACGCGGCTTGGCGTCGATCTCGGCGCGGTCGAAAGCATCGTCCTCTCGCACGGCCATGCCGATCACGCCGGCGCAATGTTGCTCGCGCTTGGGATGATCCGCGGCCGTAATGGCGGTCGCGATGTGCCGTTCTACGCTCATCCCGGCATGTTCATGACGCGCGGCGTTCGTCAACCGAGCGGCAAAGTACGCCAGATGGAAGACGTGCCCAGTCTCACCGATCTCACGGATTTCGGTGCGGCGATGGTCGTGACGACAGAGCCGCAAGTCTTTCACGAAGGTTTGTGCTACGTGAGTGGCGAAATCCCTCGTGTCACCGATTTCGAGCGTGGCTTTCCCGGGCAGATGCGGCGAACCGCCGCCGGGTGGGAGCCGGACGAGTTGCTGGTGGACGAACGCTGGCTCGCCGTGAACGTCGCGGGGAAGGGTCTCGTGGTGCTGTCTGCCTGCTCTCATGCCGGCATCGTCAATGTGTGCAAGAATGCGCGGGCGGTATTCCCGGAAACTCCAATTCATGCGGTGCTGGGCGGTTTGCATCTCTCCGGCCCCAACGAGGCTGTCATCGCGCAGACCGTCGAGGGGCTGAAGGAGTTCAACCTGAAAACCATTGCAGCCGGTCACTGCACCGGCTGGCGCGCCATGGCGGCACTAGCGAACGCGTTTCCGGACGCGCTCTCGCCCACCGCCGTCGGCAAGCAGTTTACATTTTGA
- a CDS encoding tyrosine-type recombinase/integrase produces the protein MPDQNCLSATPRRTPWNKGKLVGAKPPLRPKHVWSIRTRLLVDGRTRDLALFNLAIDSKLRGCDVVALKVEDVAPNGYAVDRATVRQKKTGRPVKFELTDQTRQAVDDYLNAASKSLGEFLFTGRRANGQCMTTRQYARLLSEWVASIGLDPKLFGTHSLRRTKATLIYRRTGNLRAVQLLLGHTKIESTVRYLGIEVDDALSIAEQVEV, from the coding sequence ATGCCTGACCAAAATTGCCTATCCGCCACTCCCCGCCGGACGCCCTGGAATAAGGGCAAACTGGTTGGGGCCAAGCCTCCACTGCGGCCCAAACACGTTTGGTCGATACGAACCCGACTGCTGGTCGATGGACGAACGCGCGACCTTGCCTTGTTCAATCTGGCCATCGACAGCAAGCTTCGCGGCTGCGATGTCGTGGCCTTAAAGGTCGAGGATGTTGCTCCGAATGGCTATGCGGTTGATCGTGCAACGGTTCGGCAAAAGAAGACAGGACGGCCGGTCAAATTCGAGCTGACAGATCAGACCCGCCAAGCCGTTGATGACTATTTGAATGCCGCAAGCAAGTCGCTAGGCGAGTTCCTGTTCACTGGCCGACGGGCTAACGGCCAATGCATGACAACGCGCCAGTATGCTCGGCTTCTCTCTGAATGGGTGGCAAGCATCGGACTTGATCCGAAATTGTTCGGCACGCACTCGTTGCGTCGGACGAAGGCGACGCTGATCTATCGGCGCACCGGCAATCTAAGGGCTGTACAGCTTCTGCTCGGGCACACCAAAATCGAAAGCACTGTCAGGTATCTCGGTATTGAGGTAGACGACGCGCTCTCGATAGCGGAACAAGTTGAGGTCTGA